A portion of the Pseudopipra pipra isolate bDixPip1 chromosome 1, bDixPip1.hap1, whole genome shotgun sequence genome contains these proteins:
- the ZFAND1 gene encoding AN1-type zinc finger protein 1, protein MAELELGQHCGVPDCRQLDFLPFICDGCSGVFCLQHRSRDAHGCSEVNIRNNSVKPDQHRSYPCSYKDCNGKELLPVLCPYCGKHFCLRHRHQSDHECEKLDTPKPRMAATQQLVKHIIDSKKSEEAKSKKRKGAKNSETAAKVALMKLKMHACGDKSLPQTERIYFQVFLPKGNKEKSKPMFFCSKWSVGKVVDFAASLASLKNDNNKSTSQKLRLCHPVSGEALPFEHTLEIWLSDKDCPLYNGGNIILEYLDNDVLFIEDTESYFS, encoded by the exons ATGgcggagctggagctggggcagcactgCGGGGTGCCCGACTGCCGCCAGCTCG ATTTTCTCCCCTTTATATGTGATGGCTGTTCAGGTGTCTTTTG CCTTCAACACAGGAGCCGAGATGCTCATGGATGTTCTGAG GTGAATATAAGAAACAATTCTGTGAAACCTGATCAGCACAGGTCTTATCCGTGCTCATACAAGGACTGCAATGGAAAGGAGCTTTTGCCAGTTTTATGTCCCTACtgtggaaaacatttttgtctAAG ACATCGCCATCAATCAGACCATGAATGTGAAAAGCTGGACACACCAAAACCTCGAATGGCTGCTACCCAGCAGCTAGTTAAACATATTATAG ATTCTAAAAAAAGTGAGGAAGCCAAAAGCAAAAAACGCAAAGGAGCAAAAAACAGTGAGACTGCAGCAAAAGTGGCATTAATGAAACTGAAAATGCATGCATGTGGGGACAAGTCCTTGCCTCAG ACAGAAAGAATTTACTTTCAAGTGTTTTTACCAAAGGggaacaaagagaaaagcaaacctATGTTCTTTTGCAGTAAGTGGAGTGTTGGCAAAGTAGTAGATTTTGCAGCTTCCTTAGCAAGCCTTAAAAATGACAACAACAAATCAACATCCCAG AAATTGAGATTATGCCATCCTGTCTCTGGAGAAGCCTTGCCATTTGAACATACACTGGAAATATGGCTGTCTGATAAAGACTGTCCACTGTACAATGGAGGAAATATAATTCTGGAGTATCTTGATAATGATGTTCTATTTATAGAAGATACAGAGTCATACTTTAGTTAG